One window of Mangrovibacterium diazotrophicum genomic DNA carries:
- a CDS encoding zinc-binding alcohol dehydrogenase family protein, whose protein sequence is MKAIEITKAGEMQLVEREMPQMAAGEILLKLKYVGFCGSDLSTYLGKNPLVQYPRIPGHEISAVIEKIGDAVPDSFTVGQSVTVVPYTNCGQCTSCKQKRFNACRYNQTLGVQRDGAMAEYITVPWQKVLKDEALSDVQLALVEPMTVGFHAVDNGKVTDLDTVMIFGCGMIGSGAIVRAKLRGATVVAVDIDDSKLAIAQQLGADYVINSKDQILHEELEKITNGDGPTVVIEAAGNPITYKSAIEEVAFAGRVVCIGYAGNEVAFPTKLWVQKEMEIMGSRNANPTDFEAVMKYLKQSSLDENVLISRTVEPEQAPQAMKDWSEAPGKILKILVKF, encoded by the coding sequence ATGAAAGCAATTGAAATAACCAAAGCAGGCGAGATGCAGCTGGTTGAGCGCGAAATGCCTCAAATGGCTGCCGGCGAAATTCTGCTCAAGCTAAAATATGTGGGCTTTTGCGGCTCCGATTTAAGTACTTACCTTGGCAAAAATCCGCTGGTTCAATATCCACGCATTCCGGGGCACGAGATTTCGGCTGTCATTGAAAAAATTGGGGATGCGGTTCCCGATTCGTTCACTGTAGGACAATCGGTGACAGTTGTCCCATATACCAATTGCGGGCAATGTACGTCGTGCAAGCAGAAGCGTTTCAACGCCTGTCGCTACAATCAAACTCTGGGAGTACAGCGTGACGGCGCGATGGCTGAATACATTACAGTACCCTGGCAAAAAGTGTTGAAGGATGAAGCGCTTTCTGATGTCCAGTTGGCTTTGGTTGAACCAATGACTGTTGGTTTCCATGCCGTTGACAATGGCAAAGTAACCGATTTGGATACGGTGATGATCTTTGGATGCGGAATGATCGGAAGCGGTGCCATTGTGCGTGCCAAACTGCGTGGGGCAACGGTAGTTGCTGTCGATATTGATGATTCAAAATTGGCAATCGCCCAGCAATTGGGTGCCGACTATGTCATCAATTCAAAAGACCAGATTTTACATGAAGAACTGGAGAAAATCACGAATGGTGATGGACCGACCGTTGTGATTGAAGCCGCCGGGAATCCGATCACTTATAAATCGGCAATCGAGGAAGTGGCTTTTGCAGGCCGGGTGGTTTGCATCGGTTATGCCGGAAATGAGGTGGCTTTCCCAACCAAGTTGTGGGTGCAAAAAGAAATGGAAATCATGGGCTCCCGCAATGCCAATCCAACAGACTTTGAGGCGGTAATGAAATATTTGAAGCAGAGTAGTCTGGATGAGAATGTGTTGATTTCGCGGACTGTGGAGCCGGAACAAGCGCCGCAAGCCATGAAAGACTGGTCGGAAGCACCGGGAAAAATCCTCAAAATTTTAGTGAAGTTTTAA
- a CDS encoding MBL fold metallo-hydrolase, which produces MIKYSCLVLLLLLVNSVFAQTEIKEYQAQDSLYMVGDRVYSLYYITPEGVVVIDPINDRIAAETMNSIRRHTNLPVKYVIYSHNHWDHNSGGKIYKDQGAKFIAHTLAAQNMSPNEKVVSPDSLWNDHQSVFSLGGKDIELYYYSKNHGDGMTVFRFPEYNTVFTVDLVVPDRVLYAYLPDAKPQLWLETLYEMEKLDFDQLLMAHVRPIGTRKDLDLQIQYFEDLYAAVDSAMKNGTPFFEIPKTVQMPQHEELMNYDEWLHMNVWRILMEKAIGQ; this is translated from the coding sequence ATGATAAAATATAGCTGTTTAGTATTGCTGTTGCTCCTGGTAAACAGTGTATTTGCCCAGACTGAAATCAAAGAATACCAGGCGCAAGACAGCCTTTATATGGTTGGCGATCGCGTCTATTCCTTGTATTACATTACTCCGGAAGGTGTTGTTGTGATTGACCCCATAAACGACCGCATTGCTGCTGAAACCATGAATTCCATTCGCAGGCACACCAATTTGCCAGTCAAATATGTGATATACAGCCATAATCATTGGGATCACAATTCAGGCGGCAAAATTTACAAAGATCAGGGAGCTAAGTTTATCGCTCATACATTAGCTGCTCAAAATATGTCGCCAAACGAGAAAGTGGTAAGTCCGGATTCTCTCTGGAACGATCATCAAAGTGTTTTTTCACTTGGAGGGAAAGATATCGAACTGTACTACTACAGTAAAAATCACGGCGACGGCATGACCGTTTTTCGATTTCCGGAATATAACACAGTTTTCACGGTAGACCTGGTAGTTCCTGACCGTGTGCTGTACGCCTATCTTCCGGATGCGAAACCCCAACTTTGGCTTGAAACCTTGTACGAAATGGAAAAACTGGATTTTGACCAGTTGCTCATGGCGCACGTCCGCCCAATCGGAACCAGAAAAGATCTGGATCTGCAAATCCAGTATTTCGAAGATTTATACGCCGCTGTAGATAGCGCCATGAAAAACGGCACTCCGTTTTTTGAAATCCCCAAAACAGTGCAAATGCCCCAGCACGAAGAGTTGATGAATTACGACGAATGGCTGCATATGAATGTTTGGCGTATCTTAATGGAAAAAGCAATTGGCCAATAA
- a CDS encoding bleomycin resistance protein: protein MLTAVHPKLPVRNKAVTRAFYFNQLGFKEFGSADFAGYLMLEKDQIQIHFFEFKELDPSENYGQIYIRVDQIEEYYQSLLDRGTPIHPNGRLENKPWGQREFSILDPDNNLLTFGGSLER, encoded by the coding sequence ATGCTAACCGCCGTTCACCCTAAATTACCGGTGCGCAACAAAGCTGTTACGCGTGCATTCTACTTCAATCAATTGGGGTTTAAAGAATTCGGGAGTGCTGATTTTGCCGGTTATTTGATGCTGGAAAAAGATCAGATCCAGATTCACTTTTTTGAATTTAAAGAACTGGATCCCTCCGAAAACTACGGACAGATTTACATTCGGGTCGACCAAATTGAAGAATATTATCAATCGCTGTTGGATCGGGGAACACCGATTCACCCAAACGGAAGATTAGAAAACAAGCCCTGGGGCCAACGCGAGTTTTCGATTCTTGACCCCGACAACAATTTACTGACCTTTGGGGGAAGTCTGGAAAGATAG
- a CDS encoding class I SAM-dependent methyltransferase: protein MAFTLLLPLRNIFLSPKQLIMRLELKEDSSVLEVGPGPGYFSIPIAKRLQTGRLVLADIQQEMLEYARKRIQKKRIENVDYYLCDGKKIDLQDESFDRIFMVTVIGEIENKQDYIREFYRLMKKDGIISISELAGDPDKLTISEVKDLFENSGFEFYKIYGNDKNYTINFVKK from the coding sequence ATGGCCTTTACATTATTGCTTCCCTTGCGGAATATTTTTCTTTCGCCAAAGCAACTGATAATGAGGCTCGAATTAAAAGAAGACTCAAGTGTACTGGAAGTTGGGCCCGGCCCCGGTTATTTCAGCATTCCAATAGCCAAACGACTGCAAACAGGCAGATTGGTTTTGGCTGATATTCAACAAGAAATGCTCGAATATGCCAGAAAACGCATCCAGAAAAAGAGAATTGAAAACGTCGACTACTACCTGTGCGACGGGAAAAAAATTGACCTGCAGGACGAGTCTTTCGACAGAATCTTTATGGTAACCGTCATCGGTGAAATTGAAAACAAACAAGACTACATCAGGGAGTTCTATCGGCTGATGAAAAAAGACGGGATAATCTCGATATCGGAGTTGGCAGGAGATCCGGATAAATTGACGATTTCTGAGGTCAAAGACTTATTCGAAAATTCAGGTTTCGAATTCTACAAAATTTATGGAAACGATAAAAACTACACGATCAATTTTGTAAAGAAATAG
- a CDS encoding amidohydrolase family protein, with translation MIIDTHHHYWNYNPIDFDWIDDDMAAIRRSFLPQDLKSTLKDTGVTGVVSIQARQCMEETDWLLKMAAENEFMKGIVGWLPLASENIDELLAQYSPNKWLKAVRHVVQGEPDPEFILGMDFNRGISQLRNYGLVYDILIFEHQLPNTIRFVDQHPDQQFVLDHNAKPRIKANELEPWAKNIQELAKRENVCCKISGMVTEADFKNWTEAQLQPYLDVVLDAFGPERLLYGSDWPVCLVASEYANWLDLVKRNLARLSADEQQMIFCKNAEKVYQLETQNL, from the coding sequence ATGATTATTGATACACACCATCATTACTGGAATTACAATCCGATCGATTTCGACTGGATTGACGATGACATGGCTGCTATTCGGCGCAGCTTTCTGCCTCAAGATTTAAAGTCGACCTTGAAAGACACCGGCGTAACCGGTGTTGTTTCGATTCAGGCTCGGCAGTGTATGGAAGAAACAGATTGGCTTTTGAAAATGGCTGCCGAAAACGAATTCATGAAAGGAATTGTTGGCTGGTTGCCTTTGGCTTCCGAAAACATCGATGAACTCTTGGCTCAGTATAGCCCGAATAAATGGTTGAAAGCCGTTCGGCATGTGGTGCAGGGAGAACCCGATCCCGAGTTTATTCTGGGAATGGATTTTAACCGCGGCATTTCTCAGCTGAGAAACTACGGATTGGTGTACGATATCCTGATTTTCGAACACCAGTTGCCGAACACCATTCGCTTTGTCGATCAGCATCCCGATCAGCAGTTTGTGCTCGATCATAATGCCAAACCGCGAATCAAGGCGAATGAACTGGAGCCTTGGGCAAAAAATATCCAAGAGCTGGCGAAGCGCGAAAATGTGTGCTGTAAAATCAGTGGCATGGTAACTGAAGCTGATTTTAAAAACTGGACGGAAGCACAACTGCAACCATACCTGGATGTGGTGCTGGACGCTTTCGGCCCGGAACGTCTGCTCTATGGCTCCGACTGGCCGGTGTGCTTGGTCGCTTCCGAATACGCTAATTGGCTAGACTTGGTCAAGCGAAATCTGGCTCGTTTGAGTGCTGACGAGCAACAAATGATATTCTGTAAAAACGCCGAAAAGGTGTATCAACTCGAAACTCAAAACTTATAA
- a CDS encoding LacI family DNA-binding transcriptional regulator has protein sequence MSKRHVSLKDLARELNVSISTVSRALKDHPDISEEVRKKVKRLAAERNYSPNPLAMGLLKQATRMIGIIVPDLVTHFYSSIISGIESVAKEKGYFVVIASSNEKLEKEKESIANLLQARVEGLIICMSRETTNTEHLEQLLKADIPLVMFDRVCLTNQISAVIADNADASQKIVAHFYSKGYRRIAYVSGPDNLSISKERMAGYLTGLEACGLPIDAALIETCDLTFESAQAAMNRLLQLPIPPDAVFGINDTVAFGLMKAIKTAGLRIPHDMGVVGFTDEFHSTVVDPPLTSVTHPTFEMGQKTAELFFKRLHSAALSETVILETKLVERESSEKPQ, from the coding sequence ATGAGTAAAAGACACGTTTCACTGAAAGATCTGGCCCGGGAGTTGAATGTATCCATTTCAACGGTTTCCCGGGCTTTGAAAGACCATCCCGACATCAGCGAGGAAGTCCGGAAGAAGGTGAAACGTTTGGCTGCCGAGCGTAACTACAGCCCCAATCCACTGGCAATGGGACTGCTGAAACAGGCCACACGAATGATTGGCATTATCGTGCCCGACCTGGTGACGCACTTTTACTCGTCGATTATCTCGGGCATTGAAAGTGTTGCCAAAGAGAAGGGATACTTCGTGGTGATTGCCAGCTCGAACGAAAAGCTCGAAAAGGAAAAGGAATCGATCGCTAACCTGTTGCAGGCCCGGGTTGAAGGACTGATCATCTGCATGAGCCGAGAAACCACGAACACCGAACATCTCGAGCAGTTGCTGAAGGCTGATATTCCGCTGGTGATGTTTGACCGGGTTTGCCTGACGAATCAGATTTCGGCGGTAATTGCCGACAATGCAGACGCTTCACAGAAAATAGTTGCCCATTTTTATTCGAAAGGCTATCGACGGATTGCTTACGTTTCGGGGCCCGATAACCTGAGTATTTCCAAAGAGCGCATGGCTGGCTACCTGACCGGTCTCGAAGCCTGCGGACTGCCAATTGATGCTGCGCTAATTGAAACCTGTGACTTAACCTTCGAGTCGGCACAGGCGGCGATGAACCGACTGCTGCAGCTTCCCATTCCACCGGATGCTGTTTTCGGCATTAACGATACGGTTGCCTTTGGCCTCATGAAAGCGATCAAAACTGCAGGGCTCCGCATCCCGCACGACATGGGTGTTGTGGGTTTCACCGACGAGTTTCACTCCACCGTTGTCGATCCGCCGCTAACCTCGGTCACCCACCCCACTTTTGAGATGGGCCAAAAAACCGCTGAATTGTTTTTCAAACGCCTGCACTCGGCCGCACTTTCCGAAACCGTGATCCTTGAAACCAAACTGGTCGAACGGGAATCTTCCGAGAAACCCCAATAA
- a CDS encoding L-rhamnose mutarotase, which translates to MMKFKRYCKTLMLQNDPQLIEAYLAVHAKGNTWPEIGQGMKEVGILDMEIYRHENRLFMIMDTVADFDHDKAMAELATKPRQGEWEAFVSRFQVTSESATADEKWQLMERIYELDQQEDYKAEDGQQKEI; encoded by the coding sequence ATGATGAAATTTAAACGCTACTGTAAAACGCTCATGCTTCAGAATGATCCTCAGTTGATCGAAGCATACCTGGCTGTTCACGCCAAAGGAAATACCTGGCCAGAAATCGGACAGGGAATGAAAGAAGTCGGAATCCTTGATATGGAAATCTACCGGCACGAGAACCGCCTGTTCATGATTATGGATACCGTCGCTGATTTTGATCACGACAAAGCCATGGCCGAGTTGGCGACAAAACCGCGTCAGGGCGAGTGGGAGGCTTTTGTGTCCCGTTTTCAGGTGACTTCGGAGTCGGCAACGGCAGATGAAAAGTGGCAGCTCATGGAACGAATTTATGAACTGGACCAACAAGAGGACTACAAGGCAGAAGATGGCCAGCAAAAAGAAATTTAG
- a CDS encoding aldo/keto reductase, which produces MKPTTLGSTDLICPPIIYGTSYLGNLYRELSWEEKLLLMQEWFRVSDGKVMIDSAGKYGAGLALEVIGKGLLELGILPRQITISNKLGWYRVPLETEEPTFEPGAWANLEYDAVQRISYDGILDCWKQGCELLGGIYKPEVVSVHDPDEYLAAASDEADREKRLEDILGAYKALFELKEKGEVKAVGIGSKDWLVIKELYENVKFDWVMFANKFTVYHHPKAIVDFLKQLGDDGVGVINSAIFNAGFLTGGDYFDYRLVSTENPDDKPLFDWREKFFAVCEQFDVTPGDACLKFALSAPQIQAVALNPSKPRRMLHNKALLDMEFPAAFWEELKAQGIVDSEYPYL; this is translated from the coding sequence ATGAAACCAACGACACTAGGCTCAACTGATCTGATTTGTCCCCCGATTATTTACGGTACCAGCTACCTTGGGAACCTTTACCGCGAATTATCGTGGGAGGAAAAACTCTTGCTGATGCAGGAATGGTTCCGGGTTTCGGATGGTAAGGTGATGATCGACAGTGCCGGTAAATATGGCGCCGGTCTGGCTTTGGAGGTTATTGGTAAAGGTTTGCTCGAATTGGGCATTTTACCACGACAAATTACCATCAGCAATAAACTGGGCTGGTACCGGGTACCGCTTGAAACGGAAGAGCCAACGTTTGAGCCGGGAGCCTGGGCAAATTTGGAATACGACGCCGTGCAGCGCATCAGCTACGATGGTATTCTGGATTGCTGGAAGCAGGGATGCGAGTTGCTGGGAGGCATTTACAAGCCCGAAGTGGTTTCGGTGCACGATCCCGATGAATACCTGGCTGCGGCTTCTGATGAAGCAGATCGTGAAAAGCGGTTGGAAGATATTTTGGGAGCCTACAAAGCTTTGTTCGAACTGAAGGAAAAAGGCGAAGTGAAGGCGGTTGGGATTGGCTCCAAAGATTGGCTGGTCATCAAAGAATTGTACGAGAACGTGAAGTTCGACTGGGTGATGTTTGCTAATAAATTTACCGTTTATCACCATCCGAAGGCCATTGTCGATTTTCTGAAACAGCTCGGTGACGACGGCGTTGGCGTGATTAATTCAGCCATTTTTAACGCCGGCTTTTTAACCGGAGGCGACTATTTCGATTACCGGCTGGTGAGCACAGAAAACCCGGATGACAAGCCTTTGTTCGACTGGCGCGAGAAGTTTTTCGCTGTTTGCGAGCAATTTGATGTTACTCCCGGCGATGCTTGCCTGAAGTTTGCCTTGTCGGCTCCTCAAATCCAAGCGGTTGCTTTAAACCCAAGTAAACCGAGACGCATGTTGCACAATAAAGCGCTGCTTGATATGGAGTTTCCGGCTGCATTTTGGGAGGAACTAAAAGCGCAGGGAATTGTCGACTCTGAATATCCTTACCTCTGA